The genomic region TACGTGAAATGCTCTGCCAAAAGGAGTATTTATTACGGGGCCAGTTGTAAGCACTCCGTTTGCAATATATTTTTCCTTTAGCTCATCCACGTTTTCAGCTACGGCAAACCAAAGTGCCACCCCAACTCCTACTTCTTTTTCTTCAATATCCTCAAGTGGAGTGCGAATAGCAAAACTTGCTTCACCCTTACCATACTTGAATACACAGGCCTGCGGATTGACTTCTCCAATTTCGAACTCTAGCTTCTGCGTGTAAAATTCTTTTGCTGCTTCTAAATTTCTCACTTGTAGTGAGGCAAATGTCAACTGTCTCATGTAATGATTGGTTTATTGATGTCGTAAATATAGTATACATGACAACAATAAATAAGAAAAGAGTATCAAAATTTCTGAGAAGTCTTGCCGCTACAATAGCAAGTGCTGCCGCAATTCCCAGTAGGCGGACTTATCATCTTGCCCTGTAAGCGACACGAACATGCTGATGAAGGTACGCACCAGCTCGGGGGCGGCGGTTTGCAGAGCGCGGGCGTCGGCTACTTGGTCGAGGTTGTACTGGCCCAGGAACACTATCATGGCACGCAACGGCTCGGGCACCTGCATATTTACGCGGATAAACAGCTGCAACGGCAACACCGAGGTAGCGTAGTGCGGCGGCAGCTGGGCCTGGTTTTGATCGGCGTGCTGGGCGGCGGTTTCCTGGTAGGCCTGCTCCACGGCGTTGCCAGTGTGCCTGGCGGTGCTCGTTCCACTCGGCGGCCCGTGGTGAGGGTAGCTAGGTAGAACTCGTGGGCGCGGTCTACCAGTTGAGCCCGAATGCCATCGGTAAGCGCCTACGTCTCGCGCGGGTTGAGCGGGGGCTGGTGGTGGCGAGTGTAGAAGGTGCCAATGGAGGTCGAATCGGTAAGCGCAGCCACGTATTCGCTACCCTTAGCATCGGCGAGAAACTGGCGAATTTTGGTCATGATAGGCTGAAAGCCGCGGTAAAGCTGGCGCGGCGCGTCGCTTATTGTCGTCACTGGCCTTCTACCACTCTGCTGCGTTCCATCAGGTGCGTTTTTTGTCCGAGGTGCTGCGTTGTTTGCAACGCCTCGTAGTTTTTGCTGGAGGTGTCGTCGGCCGCCTTCCAGTTTTGAAACGCCACAAACAGCGCCACGCTTCCAATAATAGAGTAGCGGTTACCAAGGAGCTCGGAAGCGGTCAAGCCTACCCCTCAAGAGAAGAAACAGCGTCATGTAAAACAGACTGCTCTTATTGGGGTCGAAGAGGAAGGAGGGACGCATGGGTGGTTGGGGGAAACAGACTGTGCGGGGTAGAGACACAGCATGTTGGGTCTCTACTCATAAATCATAGCTCCCAACGATACACAAACGACAAAGTTCGCGCTACTCCCGACCTTTGCGCTTTCACTCATTTCTTTTGCCCCATGGCCAACCGCCACCGCTCCCGCCCGTTCCCGATGACTGCCACCACCCAATTCGGCCTCGAAGAGGTGCTAGCCGACGAGCTGCACCAGCTAGGCGCCCACATTGAAAGGGTAGGGCAGCGGGCCGTGGAGTTCAGTGGCGACAAGCAGCTGCTCTACGAAGCTGTGCTGTGGTGCCGTACCGCCATGCGTATTCTGGTGCCCTTCGCCGGTTTCTACGCCCGCGACGAAAAAGCGCTTTACCGTGAGGTAGGCCGCATCGACTGGCAGGAGTTCATCGGCCCCGATCAGACCTTTGCCATTACCGCGGTGGTCAACAAGTCGTCGTTCGAGCACTCCTTGTTTGTGGCCCAGCTCACCAAGGATGCTATTGTAGACCAGTTCCGTAACCGCACCGGCCAGCGCCCCAGCGTAGATGTGAAGAACCCCGACATCCGCCTGCACCTGCACATGCTGGAAAATGAGGTGACCCTGAGCCTCGACGCTGCCGGCGACTCGCTGCACCGGCGCGGCTACCGCCAAGGCACCAACGTGGCCCCCCTCAACGAGGTGCTGGCCGCCGGCCTGCTGCTGCTCACGGGCTGGGACGGGAAGAAAACCCTCATCGACCCCATGTGCGGCTCGGGCACCCTGCTCACCGAAGCGGCCCTCATTGCCCAGCGCATCGCGCCGGGCCTCTACCACCAAGGTAAGTTTGGCTTCGAGAACTGGCCCGATTTCGAGGCAGCGCTCTGGGAATCAGTACAGCTCGATGCCCGACAAGCCCGGCTGGAAGAGCCGCAAGCATACCTCGCCGGCTCCGATATTTCCCGTGAGTACATCGATCTGGCCCGCGAAAACGTGGCCGCCGCCGACCTGGAAGACTTCATCCGGCTGGGCGTACGCGACGTGGCCGAGGCCAAAGCCCCCACGAAGGAAACGCCCGGCATCGTCATCATGAACCCGCCTTACGGCGAACGAATCGGGCAGGAGTCGGAGATGGAGACGCTCTACAGAACCATTGGCGACACGCTGAAATCCGGCTTTCAGGACTACGACGCCTACATTTTCACCGGTAATTTAGAAGCTGCCAAGCGCATCGGCCTGAAAACCTCCCGCCGCGTGCCGCTCTACAACGGTCCTATTGAGTGCCGCTTGCTGAAGTACGAACTCTACCGTGGCACGCGGAAGGCTGCAAAGACCGAGTAGGGTAGGGAGTCTTTTCTAGTTTCACGTCGTCATTACCGTTTGCTATGCTGCCACTTTTCCTTTCCGTGTTCCTTCTGGCATCTTCACCCACTGCACCTCCTGCCGACTGGAGCACCCCGTTCGAGCGAAGCAACGGCAACACCACGGCTACCTACGACCAATGCATTGCTTACTATCAGCGGCTGGGTAAAACGTATAAGGAAATCACCGTGCGTGAAGCTGGCGAAACCGACTCGGGCCGCCCGCTGCACGAGGTAGTGATTTCGACGGGCGGTGGCAAGGCTGATCCGGCTACTGCGCGTCGGCAGGGTCGCCGGGTGGTGCTGATTCAGAACGGTATTCATCCCGGCGAGCCGGAAGGCATTGACGCCAGCATGATGCTGGCCCGCGACCTGGTGCAGAAGCCGGAACTGCGCCAGTTGCTGCGCAATACCACTGTGGTACTTATACCTATATATAATATAGGCGGGGCGCTGAACCGCAACAGCACCACACGTGTGAACCAGAATGGTCCCGAAAGCTATGGGTTCCGCGGCAATGCCCGTAACCTCGATCTGAACCGCGACTACGTGAAGCAGGACTCGCGTAACGCCCGCAGCTTCGCAACGTTGTTCCAACGCTGGCAGCCCGATATTTTTCTGGACAATCACACGTCCAATGGAGCTGATTATCAGTATACTATGACGCTGATTCCGACCCAGAAAGATAAGCTGCACCCTGCTCTTAGTCAGTATCTTACGGCGCAGTTGCTACCCTCTCTGTACCAGGGCATGAACCAGAAGCAGTGGCCTCTGACACCCTACGTCGATTTTCCGGGCCGCACGCCCGATGCTCGCGGACTGGTTGGTTTCCTGGAAACACCGAGGTATTCTACAGGCTATGCCGCGCTGTTCAATACCATTGGCTTTGTAACGGAAACCCACATGCTGAAGGCCTTTGCGCCACGCGTGCGGGCTACGTATGATTTTATGAAGGTGCTACTGCAAACCGTGCAGGCGCAGGATGATGCCTTGGCGCAGGCGCGTATCGCCGCCGCGCAGCAACTGGCTGCGCAGCAAGATTTTCCGGTAGCCTGGCAACTCGATACCACCCGCGCCGAAACGTTCACGTTTCGTGGCTACCTGGGGCACCTGAAGCCGAGCGAAGTAAGCGGCCAGCCGCGGCTCTACTACAATCAGCAAGAGCCCTACACCAAACCCATTCCTTTTTATAATAGCTTCCGGGCAACTACCACAGTGCGACGGCCAGCGGCCTACCTTATCCCGCAGGCCTGGGGCGAGGTAGTGGAGCGACTACGCCGGGCGGGGGTGCAGCTCCAGCGCCTGCGCCAAGACACTGCTCTCACGGCCGACTTCTACCACATCGACGACTACAAAACCAGCTCCCGACCGTATGAGGGCCATTATCTGCACTCGCAGGTGCAAGTAACGACGCAGCCACAAGCCGCCCGCTTCCTGCGCGGTGACTACGTAGCCTTGCTCAACCAACCCGCCGCCCGGTATCTGGTGGAAGTGCTTGAGCCGCAAGCCACCGACTCCTTCTTTGCCTGGGGCTTCTTCGACAGCGTCCTACAGCAGAAAGAGCATTTCTCGGATTATGTGTTTGAAGATCTAGCCGCTGATTTGCTCCGGCAGCAGCCAGCGCTGCGGCTGCGATTGGAGAAACTGAAAAAGGAAAATGCCGCTTTCGCGGCCAATGGATCGGCACAATTAGAGTGGGTGTACCGCAACTCCCCACATTATGAAAAAGCTTACTTGCGATATCCTATTGCTCGTTGGCTTGGCGGAACATTACCGGTAGATTAATATAATATAACCTCTATTTTACAAACGACTGATGAATAGTATCAGATTGTATTATAGTAGTTGTTGTAACCACACACAATATCTCTGCGTATTATGCAGTGCAAACACCTACAGCCTAGCTGTTGAAGTGCGCTGCGCGCACCCTGACCTCTCCCAATAACCCCACCCGTGCTATTACTCCTACCTCACTGCCTTACCAGGTTGTGTGCGGAAGCGTGCCCACGAAAAAGAGCGATAAACTCCGATAGGTGTTTGCCGAGCCTGAAGAGGGAAAATGTTGTTTTTTGGAAGGATTTTTTTGTGTTATTTTTAAATTTAATAGTATTGCACTATATTTATAAAAAATTTCAGGAAAAGAACAACCAACAGGAATGGTACAAGTTGTAAAATCATCCCTACTAAGAGGTCATAGCAGAATGCACCAGACGCCGGTAGCCCGGGTTTTCTTGCGAAAACGCGCATTTGACCTGGTTTTTGCTTCCCTTGTTGCCGCACTGTTGCTAAGCTGGCTGCTGCCATTGCTAGCTATTTTGATCAAGTTAGAGTCTCGCGGCCCTGTCTTGTTCAAGCAACTTCGAACAGGAAAAGATGGGAAGCCTTTTTATTGCTACAAGTTGCGCACAATGTACCTCAACGACGACAGCGACCAGCGGCAGGCTAGCCGTGGGGATAGTCGAATTACGAAAATCGGAGGCTTTTTGCGGAAAACCAGCTTAGATGAGCTGCCGCAATTCATAAATGTGCTCCGCGGAGAGATGTCAGTGGTAGGACCACGGCCGCATATGCTACAGCATACAATGATTTACTCCCAAGTTATTGATAACTTCATGGAGCGTCATGCTGTAGTACCTGGTATTACAGGTCTTGCGCAGGTGGCCGGCCACCGCGGCGAAACCCGCGAAACGGAAGCGATGGTGAAACGCGTACATGCAGATATTTTCTACATCAGCAACTGGTCGTTCTGGCTGGACCTGAAAATAGTGTTACTTACTATCCGGCAGGCCGTACGCGGCCACGAAAACGCGTTCTAGGCCTGCTGTTGCCTAGGTGAAAAAGCGGGAGTTTTGTTGGCTGCACGTTCGCGGCTGGCATACTCTCGCTTTAGTCGTTTTACGTCATTCAACAATTCTTCTAAATCAGAAGCTATAGACTCGGCAGTAGCACCATAGACCGTGCGCCGGTTGGTCCAGTCCATAAACTGCTTGATTTCCTTCTTAGCGTAATCAATCATCATGGAAGCATTCTCCAAAAAATCATTTTCAGGTTCCATAACGGAATAGCATTTAGAGTAGGAAAAAGGACTGCAGCCGGAAAGACCAAAAAAGTACAAGCAATACTGGGGCCGATTTGCAATATTCCAATCTCATTCAGGAAAAGAAGGCTTATCTGCATATCTACTACTATATACGAAAGAATCTGTAAAAAAGTGCGGATTCGTTTGCGATGCGTGCTTAATAGGCTTGGCAATAACTGCAATCGTTTCCGGATTATGGACAAAAAATATGTTTTTAATAAGATTTACTTTGTAGATTTTTAGTATTGACATGAATAAATCCTATTTTGAAACTAGGTAAATTATTATCGAACTACGCCATTTAGTGAGTTTGCATAGTTAACTATGTATGCTAACTCACGAGCGTTAGCATAATCCAAATGGTTTACCTTCGCATACGCTTCTATCTGGCGTTGCTGTTGGCGAAACGCATTTAGTAGGTCCTTTTTGGGATTACGCAGCGCAATAACGCGTCCATCTGGGAAACCCAGATAGAAATCATCCTTAATATCCGTATACAGCTGCGTGGTAGGAATGCCCATCCCATACGGGTATCCTCCACGATACGCACCGTATCCATACGGCGAGCCATAATTGGCAGCACGTTGTACCAGTGATTCTCGCCGAAGAAGGATGGCGGGGCCATTGCTTAATTGCTCGAAAAAGCCCGGCGATTTGAAGTCACTGTAATCATTGCCCCGATTCCATCGATACACCCGGAAGACGCGCACTAAGCTAGTATCGGGGCGCTCCTGACGGCGGCGTAGCGGGCGGGTGCCGTAGAAAGGATTGCCATAGTAATAGCCAGCGCGGGCATCGTAAAAGTCGTCGTAGTAATATGGATTGCGACGCCGGTCGATCTGTTCACCTTTTACTGCAAAGCTCTGCACCGCTACGGCCGATAGCGTCCGCACCGAGCCATCGCCAAGTTGGATCTGCACTACATCTTCGCGGCGGTTGAGGGTAAGAGGGCCTTCGAGCGTGTCACCGTTGGCCAGCAAAATAGAGCTATCGGTGAATTGCTGTACTAAACCTTGCTGCTGGGCCTGTGCCGAGCCCAGCCATAGCCAGCTTAGTAGAAATACGACAAAAGAAGCGGGTCTTTTCATGGGCGTAAGCATAGTAAAATCTCATAACAAGGACTGTATTCCCTTCATTCCAAAATACGAAGCCGGGTATCCAGTCTTCCTAAACAACGATAGTTTACGAAAACCAGATACCCGGCCGGATAGTAGAAACCTGCTATTCGACAGCAGGTGTTTCGGACTGGTCCGATAACAGCTGATTGAGGAGCAGGTGGCCTAGCTTGTCGCGCTTGGTGGTGAGGTAGCGCCGGTTGTGCTCATTAGGCATAATCTCAATCGGCACGGTGTCGACTACCTCGAGACCATACGCGGCCAGGCCAGTGCGTTTGCGCGGATTGTTAGTGAGTAGGCGCATCTGTGAGATGCCCAAATCGCGCAGGATGGAAGCGCCTACCCCGTAGTCGCGCTCATCCATCTGGAAGCCCAATTCCAGATTAGCTTCTACTGTGTCGCGGCCTTGCTCCTGCAATTTGTAAGCTTTCAGCTTGTTGAGCAGGCCAATGCCGCGGCCTTCCTGGTTCATGTATACAATAACGCCCCGCCCTTCGCGCTCAATCTGCTGCATGGCCTGGTGGAGCTGCGGGCCACAGTCGCAGCGGCAGCTGCCGAAGATGTCGCCGGTGACACAGGAGCTGTGCACGCGCACCAGCACGGGCTCGGGGCCGACAATATCGCCTTTCACCAGCGCCAGGTGCTGGGCACCGGTGGAGCGCTGAGTATACGCTATCAAATCGAAGTCGCCCCAATCAGTGGGCATCTTCACGGAGATTTCGCGGGTAATGAGGCTTTCCTTTTCGAGGCGATACTTGATCAGGTCTTGCACCGAAATCAGCTTCAGGTCCCACTTGTCGGCCACTTGGCGTAGCTCCGGTAGGCGAGCCATTTCGCCGTCCTCACGCAGAATCTCTACCAGTACGCCCGCCGGCTCGAAGCCGGCCAGCCGGGCCAGGTCTACGGCGGCTTCGGTGTGGCCGGCGCGGCGCAGCACACCTTCTTTGCGCGCTTTCAGCGGGAAAATATGGCCGGGCTTACCCAAGTCTTCTGGCTTGGTGTCGGGGTCGATGAGGGCCAGAATGGTCTTGCTGCGGTCGGAGGCCGAAATGCCGGTAGTGACGCCGTTTTTGAGCAGGTCGATACTAACGGTGAAGGGGGTAGAATGCAAGGCCGTGTTGCGGCCTACCATCAGGTCTAGCTCCAGCTCGTTGCAACGGGCTTCGGTGAGGGGCGCGCACACCAACCCGCGGCCGTGAGTGGCCATAAAGTTGATAACCTCGGGGGTGGCGCAACGGGCGGCGCAGATGAAGTCGCCTTCGTTCTCGCGGTCTTCATCGTCAACGACGACAACAACTTTGCCGGCGCGAATATCAGCAATGGCATCTTCTATGGAATCAAGCATCAGAACAGTATTCGAAAAATGAGTAGTCAGCTACTCTACAACCAGTAGCAGGCCGCGAAGTTACGGCGCGGGCTCTGGAGAGTTGATAGGGGGGATTACCGCATCTGATGCGGCATGCAGGCACATAATTTTCTCCAGCCGGGTGGTAGCAGTGCCCCAATTATAGTGAGTACTCACAAACCGGAGACCTCGCTCAGCAAGTATAGCTGCTTCTGCGGGATAGGAGAGAAGCTTGCTGATGTGCGTAGCCAACGCAACGGCCGTATCACCAATCAATACCTGCTCGTTGGGGGTACCACGTAGTGCCGCATTGGCTAGTGTAGTAGTGACGCAGGGTAAATGCATGGCCATGGCTTCTAATAGCTTATTTTGCAGACCAGTGCCCGTGCGCATTGGCGCTACAAATACACGAGCGCCTGCGTAAGCAGTGCGGATATCGGGTAGCCAACCACTGATGGTAACGCCCTCCGCTGCCAGAGCCTGCACGCGGGCGGTAGGGGTAGTACCCGCAATCAGGAGCCGGGCACGTGGGTGTTGCCTGCGCACTAGTGGTAGAATTTCCTCGGCCAGAAATATGGCTGCATCTATATTAGGCGGGTAGGCCATGTTGCCACAGAACAATAATTCGTGTTCTTTCGGCGCATTTGTGGGCTGAAAATACGTGGTGTCAATGCCGTTCAGTACCACCCGGATTTGCTGGCGCTGGGGGTGGTCGATGAGCTGGCGGTCCTGATCAGAGATAATGCTATGCGCACGGAACCAGTCGAAGACGAGCGCCTCGTAACGCCGTAAGCGTTGGGCTTCTAGCTGAAAAACGGGACGTTGCCAGCGTGGTGATCGTGCTGCCCGACGCGCAACTCCGGCGGAAAACACATCCATATAATCAAGTGTGCAGGGCCACTGCTGGTAGTGCGGCCGCAGATACTCCGCCATCCGAATCAACTGACAATACACATGATCGGGCTGGAAGGTATGAAGCAACTGTGTAAGTAGCCGTTGTGCCGCCGGATCCTGAAAGTACCCGATTTGTAGGGGGCGGGCCAATGCAAGGGCCATAGCAAGGCCTCTAGCAATACCAAGGCGGCGCAGGCGATGTACGTACAGACCGCCCGCGCAGAATGGTCTTATCTGTGCGTAGGATTCTGCTGGTACATCTTCGTCCGTGAGAGCCAGTAAACAAATTGTATGGCGTTGCGCCAGTTCTCTTAATTGGTAAAAAGCACGTAGCTTATCGCCTTTGTCGAGCGGATAGGGAAAACGAGACAGCAGGACCAGCAGCTTCATACGCCGCAAACTTACGCGCTTTCGCGCAGGCGGCCTAGGCAGCTATATAATTGCAGAAAACGCTCAATCACGCGGCGGTTGTCGTAGAGGCGGGCAATGGTGCGCCGGGCCTCCTGGCGAATCTGCTGGTAGGGGAGCGTGCCCTCGTAGTAGGCCCGCAGCCTAGCTACCCACACCTGGGGCTCGTCGCAGAGCAGAATATCGTGTCCTTCTTGTACGGCAATGCCTTCAGAGCCCAGGCCGGTACTCAGAATGCACTTACCCAGCGCCATACCTTCAATAATCTTGATGCGCATCCCCCCACCCGAAAGTAGCGGTACCAGCATCAGCTCATACTGCTGCATGAACTGCGCGGCCGACTCCACAAAGCCGTGCACATAGATATTATCGCGGCCGTGGTGCTGCTGAATGGCAGGGGGGGTAGACTTACCAGCCAGGTGCAGCTCCAGCTTGGGTAGCTGCTCGTGCACCTGGGGCCAGATGTTGGTCAGAAACCACTCCACCCCCTCGCGGTTGGGTAGCCAGTCGAGCGAACCGATGATGAACGCCGTGCGTGGTCTTGGGGAGAGAGTCGGATCGAGAGGTAGGCGGTCGGCATCTACACCGGCCGGAACAAACACCACCGGCTCGGGGCATCCCAATGCCAGTAGGCGCCGCCGGTCAGGCTCTGTAATAGCAGCTACGGCATCAAAGCGGGGAAGGTACTGCCGCTCAAACTGCTCTAGGCGCCGGGCCAGATGGCGCAAGTACCAGGCTTTGGCAACATTATACTCCCGGCTGGCCAGCATCTGCCAGATGGTGTGCTCCACGTTGTGCGCCCGCAGCACTACTGGCACATGGGGTGCTACCCGCCGGATAGTATCAATGTACCAGGCTACAAAGGTGCCTTCTACCTGCACCACGTCGATGGTTTCGGTTTGCAGAATCTGCGTGAGCTGCTCGGCCAGCGCCGTACTCACGAACCGCTCCACGTTGTACGGAATGCTGCCCAGTAGCAAGTTACGCAGGGCACGAACAGGCCGTAGGCGTGTATCAACGGGTACCGTTACCAAGCGCACGTTGGGGCCAAGGTGGTCGAGCGCGGTGTCGGGCTGAAAATGTTTGGGGGTGTTTACGGCCAGCACGGTTACCTTATGCCCCGCGCGCGCCAAGCCAGCCGCCACATCGTACATGGCGATGGCACCGCCATCGTGGGGTGGGAACGGGACGCGCGGACAAAGTTGCAGAACGTGCAAGGCTGGAAAGGTAGGTGGGATGGGCACACAAAGCTACGAAGAAGCCGAAGGCATTCTTGGCCCGAACTCGATCAAATTGTGACATGTGCACAAGGCACTGGCGTAGCACTTCTTACGGTTGAGTGCTACCCAGAAAACCGGCTGTACCAAAGGGTAGGCGCTACGCCCGGCGCGGAATAACCGTGCCCAAATGGCTGGCTAGCTCATTATCAAGCCGTTTGTAGAGCATCAGGGCTTCCAGAATCTTATCGACGGCGGCCGGATCGGTGGCGTCGCGCAGCTCTTGTTGCAACTGATCCAACTCGCGCTGCACGGTTTCTTTTTTCAGGCGGAGCAGGGCGTTGTCGCAGGCAATTTGCAGTTGGTCCAGCTCGCGGGGTACGTAGATCTGGTGGGTGCTCCAGTTGGGGCTCAGCTCATACTTTTCGGTTGCTAGGTCGCTTACCAGGGCCCGAATGTCGCCGCGGCTGTGCTGGATGAAATGGCGCACATCGGGCCAACGGCCCTCATTCATCTCCTCCTGACACAAGTGCAACAGGTCGGCGTAGATAGGTGTGCGTAGGGGCGTTTCCTCTAGTTGCGCTAGCAGGTAGTGCGCTACCGTCACCTCTGGTTGCAGCAGTTGGGGCGCGTAGAGCAGCAGTAGGCGCACAATTTCCCGCTCGCATACGGCCAGCACGTCTTCTATGGGCTCTACTTCTTGTTTGGTTGCAGCCTCGCCCAGTTCCTCTGGGGTAGCGCCGTACATCAGCATCTCGGCGGCCTCCTCATCAGAGAGGGGGCGGGCCGGGACAGCCAGTTGCTGCCGGGTAGGAGTAGGGAGTGCCGGTGAGGCCGGGGCCGGGCTGGTGCCCCCGGCAGCTTTGCCCGAAGCCGTACGCACCAGTTTGTTGTACTCCGTAATCAGCACCTGCTCATCAATGCTGAACGCGGCGCTGGTCTGCTGCAAAAACACCTGCCGCTTGATGGGGTCGGGCACTTTAGCAATGCTCTGGAGCACGTCGCGGATAGCCTCGGCCTTCTTTACCGGATCTTGGGCGGCCTCGCGGGCTACTAGCTTGGTTTTGAAGCTGATAAAATCCTGACTCTGGCTGTTGAGATACTCCTG from Hymenobacter aerilatus harbors:
- a CDS encoding glycosyltransferase; translated protein: MALALARPLQIGYFQDPAAQRLLTQLLHTFQPDHVYCQLIRMAEYLRPHYQQWPCTLDYMDVFSAGVARRAARSPRWQRPVFQLEAQRLRRYEALVFDWFRAHSIISDQDRQLIDHPQRQQIRVVLNGIDTTYFQPTNAPKEHELLFCGNMAYPPNIDAAIFLAEEILPLVRRQHPRARLLIAGTTPTARVQALAAEGVTISGWLPDIRTAYAGARVFVAPMRTGTGLQNKLLEAMAMHLPCVTTTLANAALRGTPNEQVLIGDTAVALATHISKLLSYPAEAAILAERGLRFVSTHYNWGTATTRLEKIMCLHAASDAVIPPINSPEPAP
- a CDS encoding bifunctional 3,4-dihydroxy-2-butanone-4-phosphate synthase/GTP cyclohydrolase II, coding for MLDSIEDAIADIRAGKVVVVVDDEDRENEGDFICAARCATPEVINFMATHGRGLVCAPLTEARCNELELDLMVGRNTALHSTPFTVSIDLLKNGVTTGISASDRSKTILALIDPDTKPEDLGKPGHIFPLKARKEGVLRRAGHTEAAVDLARLAGFEPAGVLVEILREDGEMARLPELRQVADKWDLKLISVQDLIKYRLEKESLITREISVKMPTDWGDFDLIAYTQRSTGAQHLALVKGDIVGPEPVLVRVHSSCVTGDIFGSCRCDCGPQLHQAMQQIEREGRGVIVYMNQEGRGIGLLNKLKAYKLQEQGRDTVEANLELGFQMDERDYGVGASILRDLGISQMRLLTNNPRKRTGLAAYGLEVVDTVPIEIMPNEHNRRYLTTKRDKLGHLLLNQLLSDQSETPAVE
- a CDS encoding glycosyltransferase family 4 protein; the encoded protein is MHVLQLCPRVPFPPHDGGAIAMYDVAAGLARAGHKVTVLAVNTPKHFQPDTALDHLGPNVRLVTVPVDTRLRPVRALRNLLLGSIPYNVERFVSTALAEQLTQILQTETIDVVQVEGTFVAWYIDTIRRVAPHVPVVLRAHNVEHTIWQMLASREYNVAKAWYLRHLARRLEQFERQYLPRFDAVAAITEPDRRRLLALGCPEPVVFVPAGVDADRLPLDPTLSPRPRTAFIIGSLDWLPNREGVEWFLTNIWPQVHEQLPKLELHLAGKSTPPAIQQHHGRDNIYVHGFVESAAQFMQQYELMLVPLLSGGGMRIKIIEGMALGKCILSTGLGSEGIAVQEGHDILLCDEPQVWVARLRAYYEGTLPYQQIRQEARRTIARLYDNRRVIERFLQLYSCLGRLRESA
- a CDS encoding VOC family protein, which codes for MRQLTFASLQVRNLEAAKEFYTQKLEFEIGEVNPQACVFKYGKGEASFAIRTPLEDIEEKEVGVGVALWFAVAENVDELKEKYIANGVLTTGPVINTPFGRAFHVKDLDGYKLTFLETK
- a CDS encoding sugar transferase, producing the protein MHQTPVARVFLRKRAFDLVFASLVAALLLSWLLPLLAILIKLESRGPVLFKQLRTGKDGKPFYCYKLRTMYLNDDSDQRQASRGDSRITKIGGFLRKTSLDELPQFINVLRGEMSVVGPRPHMLQHTMIYSQVIDNFMERHAVVPGITGLAQVAGHRGETRETEAMVKRVHADIFYISNWSFWLDLKIVLLTIRQAVRGHENAF
- a CDS encoding M14 family metallopeptidase, translated to MLPLFLSVFLLASSPTAPPADWSTPFERSNGNTTATYDQCIAYYQRLGKTYKEITVREAGETDSGRPLHEVVISTGGGKADPATARRQGRRVVLIQNGIHPGEPEGIDASMMLARDLVQKPELRQLLRNTTVVLIPIYNIGGALNRNSTTRVNQNGPESYGFRGNARNLDLNRDYVKQDSRNARSFATLFQRWQPDIFLDNHTSNGADYQYTMTLIPTQKDKLHPALSQYLTAQLLPSLYQGMNQKQWPLTPYVDFPGRTPDARGLVGFLETPRYSTGYAALFNTIGFVTETHMLKAFAPRVRATYDFMKVLLQTVQAQDDALAQARIAAAQQLAAQQDFPVAWQLDTTRAETFTFRGYLGHLKPSEVSGQPRLYYNQQEPYTKPIPFYNSFRATTTVRRPAAYLIPQAWGEVVERLRRAGVQLQRLRQDTALTADFYHIDDYKTSSRPYEGHYLHSQVQVTTQPQAARFLRGDYVALLNQPAARYLVEVLEPQATDSFFAWGFFDSVLQQKEHFSDYVFEDLAADLLRQQPALRLRLEKLKKENAAFAANGSAQLEWVYRNSPHYEKAYLRYPIARWLGGTLPVD
- a CDS encoding THUMP domain-containing class I SAM-dependent RNA methyltransferase, which codes for MANRHRSRPFPMTATTQFGLEEVLADELHQLGAHIERVGQRAVEFSGDKQLLYEAVLWCRTAMRILVPFAGFYARDEKALYREVGRIDWQEFIGPDQTFAITAVVNKSSFEHSLFVAQLTKDAIVDQFRNRTGQRPSVDVKNPDIRLHLHMLENEVTLSLDAAGDSLHRRGYRQGTNVAPLNEVLAAGLLLLTGWDGKKTLIDPMCGSGTLLTEAALIAQRIAPGLYHQGKFGFENWPDFEAALWESVQLDARQARLEEPQAYLAGSDISREYIDLARENVAAADLEDFIRLGVRDVAEAKAPTKETPGIVIMNPPYGERIGQESEMETLYRTIGDTLKSGFQDYDAYIFTGNLEAAKRIGLKTSRRVPLYNGPIECRLLKYELYRGTRKAAKTE